One window of Medicago truncatula cultivar Jemalong A17 chromosome 2, MtrunA17r5.0-ANR, whole genome shotgun sequence genomic DNA carries:
- the LOC112419024 gene encoding uncharacterized protein, producing MYAEVDPSFTQKYYNQLKGSWYVLNQDDRGHLLTCTKSFLNPLLTNGWIEVKHFNEFPEDVEVVFGYYGNNMFVVEMFKEVTDHSELPKWHSRSTVPHQTAYCDITLDEHDFLSSMKTVNDDFSQILKQYRYQVSYFVAIVEKKKTLKFTFSMMEN from the exons ATGTATGCTGAGGTGGATCCATcatttactcaaaaatattaCAATCAACTCAAGGGTTCATGGTATGTTCTTAATCAAGATGACAGGGGCCACCTCTTAACTTGCACCAAAAGTTTTCTTAATCCTCTCTTGACTAACGGATGGATTGAGGTTAAGCACTTCAATGAGTTTCCTGAAGATGTAGAAGTTGTCTTTGGTTATTACGGAAACAATATGTTTGTTGTGGAAATGTTCAAGGAGGTGACTGACCATAGTGAACTCCCTAAGTGGCATAGTCGCAGCACAGTACCTCATCAAACTGCCTACTGTGACATTACACTTGATGAACATGACTTTCTCAGCTCAATGAAG ACAGTCAACGATGATTTTAGCCAAATTCTGAAACAATATCGATACCAGGTCTCATATTTTGTGGCGATAGtggaaaagaagaaaactttGAAGTTTACTTTCTCAATGATGGAAAATTGA
- the LOC25486795 gene encoding kinesin-like protein KIN-8A, whose product MPVSTRSHTKNAPIPQQQPHQCLKEKLKALTLLYEQQNLKNRSFNPPKQEDNVVAKKKKKLSLVDENRIMVFVRVRPIAKKEAGSRCCVRIVNHCEVYLTEFAAQDDYLRLKRVRGRHFTFDACFSDSATQQEVYSTSTSELVESVLQGKNGTVFCYGATGAGKTYTMLGTVESPGVMVLAIKDLFSKIRTRSCDGNHVVHLSYLEVYNETVRDLISPGRPLVLREDKQGIVAAGLTQYRAYSTDEVMALLQQGNRNRTTEPTRANETSSRSHAVLQVMVEYRVRDAAMNIVHRVGKLSLIDLAGSERALATDQRTLRSLEGANINRSLLALSSCINALVEGKKHIPYRNSKLTQLLKDSLGGTCNTVMIANISPSNLSFGETQNTLHWADRAKEIRKKASDANEDLLPVPETEIDQVKLVLELQKENRELRMQLARKQQQLLKLQAQSLAAYSSPTPPSGSSFLSTPPTSVQPNEKRRTRPSFLTATYLTPETKNKGDEITFTVRTLYQKVKTLESEIEKMKKDHSLQIKQKDNIIRDLSQKSGKKVAAAGEVGNRVVTRSSIRPKDENIGELKSPSHRFQSPLPKVKKRSFWDITAANSPSVAALNGRKTRSHVISEPTAHPSMLLQPGFARQKGNIWK is encoded by the exons ATGCCAGTTTCAACTCGATCTCACACAAAAAACGCTCCAATtccacaacaacaaccacatCAATGTTTAAAGGAGAAATTGAAAGCACTAACACTCTTATACGAGCAACAAAATCTCAAGAACCGTTCTTTCAATCCTCCAAAACAAGAAGACAATGTCGttgcgaagaagaagaagaagctttCGTTGGTTGATGAGAATAGGATAATGGTGTTTGTGAGAGTGAGGCCAATTGCGAAGAAAGAAGCGGGTTCGAGGTGTTGTGTGAGGATTGTGAATCATTGTGAAGTTTATTTGACGGAATTTGCTGCTCAGGATGATTACTTGAGGTTGAAGCGGGTTCGGGGTCGGCATTTTACGTTTGATGCTTGTTTTTCTGATTCAGCTACTCAGCAGGAAGTTTATTCTACCTC AACCTCAGAACTCGTGGAATCAGTTCTGCAAGGGAAGAATGGGACAGTTTTCTGTTATGGTGCCACCGGAGCTGGAAAAACTTACACAATGCTTGGTACAGTGGAAAGCCCGGGAGTGATGGTGTTGGCAATTAAGGATCTCTTCAGTAAAATCAGGACGAGAAGTTGTGATGGGAACCATGTTGTTCATCTGTCCTATCTTGAGGTTTATAATGAAACTGTAAGAGATTTGATTTCACCTGGAAGACCTCTGGTTTTGAGAGAAGATAAACAG GGGATTGTGGCAGCAGGTCTTACACAATACAGAGCCTATTCAACCGATGAA GTGATGGCATTACTTCAGCAAGGGAATCGTAACAGAACTACAGAACCAACTCGTGCAAATGAAACATCTTCACGTTCCCATGCTGTTTTGCAG GTTATGGTTGAATACCGAGTTAGAGATGCTGCAATGAATATTGTTCACAGAGTGGGCAAGCTCTCATTGATTGATCTTGCAGGGTCCGAGAGAGCCCTTGCCACAGATCAAAGAACACTTAGATCTCTTGAGGGTGCCAACATTAATCGGTCACTTCTTGCACTAAGCAGCTGCATCAATGCTCTTGTAGAGGGCAAGAAACACATTCCATACCGAAATTCAAAACTTACTCAGCTCCTCAAAGATTCACTAGGAGGAACTTGCAACACTGTTATGATTGCTAACATAAGCCCGAGTAACCTCTCATTTGGTGAAACCCAAAACACCCTTCATTGGGCTGATAGAGCCAAGGAGATTCGAAAAAAG GCATCTGATGCGAACGAGGATCTATTACCGGTACCTGAGACAGAAATAGACCAGGTCAAGCTGGTACTAGAGCTGCAAAAGGAGAATCGTGAATTGCGAATGCAGCTAGCAcgcaaacaacaacaacttttgAAACTCCAAGCACAGTCCTTGGCAGCATATTCTTCCCCAACACCACCATCAGGTTCATCTTTTCTTTCCACTCCTCCGACTTCGGTTCAACCAAATGAAAAACGAAGGACTAGACCCTCGTTCTTAACTGCAACTTATCTCACTCCGGAGACCAAGAACAAGGGGGATGAGATAACATTCACTGTAAGAACACTTTATCAAAAAGTAAAAACTCTGGAGTCAGagattgaaaaaatgaaaaaggatCATAGTTTGCAGATAAAGCAGAAAGATAATATTATTCGTGATCTTTCACAAAAGAGTGGGAAAAAAGTGGCAGCAGCAGGGGAAGTGGGAAATAGAGTAGTAACCAGGTCTAGCATACGACCAAAGGATGAAAACATAGGTGAGTTAAAAAGTCCAAGTCATCGTTTTCAATCACCACTACCAAAGGTCAAGAAACGAAGCTTTTGGGACATAACTGCTGCTAACAGCCCATCAGTTGCTGCATTAAATGGGAGAAAAACTAGAAGTCATGTCATTTCTGAACCTACTGCACATCCATCCATGCTTCTTCAG CCAGGGTTTGCTCGTCAAAAGGGAAACATTTGGAAGTGA